The Haematobia irritans isolate KBUSLIRL chromosome 1, ASM5000362v1, whole genome shotgun sequence DNA segment aaattttgtgcatggtgttagtatatggtctctaacaaccatgcacaaattggttcacatcggtccataattatatatagcccccatataaaccgatccccggagttggcttgcggagcctccaatagaagcaaatttcatccgatctggctgaaatttggtacatggtgttggtatatggtctctaactaccatgcaaaaattggtccacatcggtccataattatatagcccccatataaaccgatcctccgatttggcttgcggagcttctaagagaagcaaatttcatccgatccggttgaaattaggtacatggtgtcagcatatgatatctaacaaccatgcaaaaagtggtccacattggtccataattctatatagcctccatataaaccgatcaccagatttgaacaccggaggctcttggaagaccaaaattcatctgattcagttgaaatttggtacgtagtgttaatatatggcctcaaacactaatgcaaaaattggtcgaaatcggtccataattatatatagcccccatataaaccgatccccagatttgacctccggagccccttggaagagcaaaattcatccgattcgattgaaatttggtatgtgatgttagtacatggtatccaacaaccatgcaggaattggttcatatcagtccataattatatatcgcccccatataaactgatccccagatttgacccccggtgcctttcggagaagtaaaattcatccgatcagctcgaaatttggtacgtagtgatcgtatatgttatttaacaaccatgccaaaagtggtccatatcagttcataatcatatatagtccccatataaaccgatcccgagatttggttttggatgagcaaatttcatgcgggtcagttgaaatttggtacattgtgctagtatatgaccgttaacaaccatgcctaaatcggtccatatcggtctatagttatatatagccctcagataaaccgatccccaatcacacaaaaattggtccatatcaagttcataattgtatatagcccacatataaatgacccccatatttaaattctggctctctacgtagcgtgcaaaagtccatatcgattcgtaattatttgtagacttacctatacataccttttttgtctaatatataccacgtatggactaactaacaatttcgaaaactatgttaagaggttttaagataccacaacccaagtaattcgattgtggatgacagtctttcgtagaagtttctacgcaatccatggtggagggtacataagattcggccttgccgaacttatggccgtatatacttgttagctcTAAGCTCtttacgacagcggctgacggtCTTCGACGTTATGTTGGCATGACCAAAggttattaaagggtgatacggtcaaaatttggtcaatataaacttgacgtatttctttaaatttttgcatttaaaaaacctgaacattcctcattttgaaggtgtgtgtgtgtagaatgttgctcctattttgattttggaattcactcttcagttgtcaaaatgccgtccaagcaagaagagcaccgtatcaaaattttgctcgcgcatcgcgaaaatccgagctactcccaCACAAagatggcaaaatcgctaaaagttgccaaatcaaccgttacaaatgtaattaaagtgtttagggaacgtttgtcgacagccaggaagtctggatcggggggaaatcgagaaccggaagccgctgagacgacaaagagagttgccggtagtttcaagcgaaaccctaacctctctctccgagatgccgcaaataagctgggtgtatcgtctacaaccgtgcatcgagccaaaaaacgcgccggactatcgacttacaagaaggtagtgactccaaatcgcgatgataaacaaaatacaacggccaaagcgcaatcccggaggctgtacacgacgatgctgacgaagtttgactgcgtggtaatggacggcgaaacctacgtcaaagccgactacaagcagctttcgggacaggagttttatacggcaaaaggaaggggaaaggtagcagatattttcaagcacataaaactgtcaaagttcgcaaagaaatatctggtttggcaagccatctgtacctgtggcttgaaaagcagcattttcatagcttccgggactgtcaaccaagaaatttacgtgaaagagtgtttgaataaacgtctgctgcctttcgtgaagaaacatggttgttccgtactgttttggccggatttggcatcttgccattacggtaaaaaggccatggagtggtacgccgccatcaacgtgcaggtggttcccaaggacaagaaccctccgaacacaccagagctccgcccaattgagaaatactgggctattgtcaagcggaacctaaagaaaaccaaaaaaactgctaaggacgagcagcagttcaaggcaaactggctttctgcggcaaagaaggtggacaaggtggctgtacaaaatcggatggcaggtgtcaagcgtgaggcccggcaattcggatttggaaaagcgaaagcctaactgaatatttttcctgaattttatactaattgatcttgaaaagaaatttaatttttttttaaataaacgatttacacgcgttttcccttgaccaaattttgaccgtatcgcccTTTAATTCTGCTTGACTGTGGATGAAGATACTGATATCGCTTCTCATTATCGACCTCATCAACAGAAGTTCTGcagcttttttatagaaaattcctcCGGGTGAAAATGCTGCAGTACTTTCAATCATTTTCGATTCATTTCATGCTTCTCTAAATCCCAAATCCTCGCAATAAATACTGCTGCCATTTTCGATTcatctgtgtaaaatttcagatCTCCAAACCTTATGTTTTTTCCTCGCAATCCTCTACACTTGGAATAACTGAGTTCTAATTCCAAGCTGTTCGCTATAAATACCTCTGCCAGTAACTTCAACCATTTTCGATTCAGTTCATGAATCTGATTCCCAATTCCTCGGGTAAATACCGCTGTGAATGCCTTCAACAATTTCGATTCATTCTCATAAATGTTTAGATCTCCGAAACATCTTACCTGTTTCCAAATTCTCTATAATTTAGTTCTAATTCACAACTCCTCGCAGTAAATACCTCAGCCTTCAACCATTTTTGATTACTTTCATGACTCTCTAATTTTCAACTCGTCGCGGAAAATACTGCCAGTGTCTTTAATAATCTTCTATTCTTTGTTCAGATAACCAAAACATATCTTCTTTTCGTCCCATTCCTCTATACTTGGAATAATTGAGACTAGCTTACCTTCACATACAAGCTGAGTTACCATATATTTGTTGAGATGTAATGGTTGGTTTTCCGTAGGCTGTCgatggtcatgggttcaatccaagACATTGATCATTAAGACAAAAGCTATCACCTATTCCATTGGTTATGTTATATGGATCGTAACAATTATTGGATcgaattgatgtccacttagagcACTATAGGTCCATTATGATTCTTCAGGGTAAAATTCCCAACTTCTTCTTCCGGAAGTGGTCGCCTTTAAAATCGCTCAAGAACTTCCATATATTCGTCTTTCTCAAAGTTGTTTCAAACATCCAACCATAGGCCCTGATGAAGgcgagtatgttccttaagtTACACTCCCGCAGATCGGTGAGAGCTTGAAAGAAAACGGagtccagtatcttgtttcttctaaaggataatgatGGACACTAACATAGGAATTGATAAAAGTCTTCCGTAACATCCAGTGCCAGAGGCCATCTAAAAATCTTATAATCTTTGAGGCTAACACTTACCATATGTTTACCAAGTGTATTATGTCCAGTTATAATTCCTATTAAACTCCTCTTCTTCATCGGCCATCATGTCGCAATTCCTGTAGTTCATTTCGTCCCATATCATCTTGGTGAGCCCGCATCTTCCAGAAGAGACCCAACGTCCTAACATAgctcatagaatcgggcagcactcagcgatatcagagaagttcaccacagtggtatcacaatggactgaatagtctaaatgagcttgaaatatcgggctgctactATACCTAACATGAATCCTGTAAAGATATGAAGGCAGCGGGAGAAAACTTCCACGAGGACATTATTTCCACGTTTCACGAGTACATCTGCTTCTTAATTTCCCATTATTCCACAGTGCTCAGGTAACCAGCACAGAATTACATTATGCTGTTCTGAGAGAACTCTAAGCTCACTACGACATCGGCTGACTACCTTGGAACTTATGTCCGCGTTGCCCAAGACCTTTATAGCTGCTTGATTTCCCGTTGGTTTAGTACTTTCGTGGGACTTTGActgaaaatatttctttgcttATCCTTTTTTCCCAAACTACTTCAAAATTCTAACCAAATATTTTCTTCACCATAAAGAACActcatattattttattttgtaattttgcagATTAGAATTCTCTAAAAAATGCCCAACCAAATGTGTGCTGCCATCTATATGtgaataataccaattccaTACCCTCTTCCACCAAATCCTGCTACATATACACTTTCCACTTCAACCAATCAGAAGTAAGAAATCTGTTGCCAATTGGAATATAAATATGGCGTAAGCAACCACCCCAAATAACTTGGCAAACTTAAtaggatataaaaaattttatgtagaaaattccaTTCACATTTTAAGGAAAACTTCCAAATAGAAAAGACTGAATTGTAAACAGACCAAATTAGTGAatcaaattagaaaaattattcaaaaattttaagaaatatctgtgctattagaaaaaaaaacaccataaTGCAGCATCCTGTGGAATCAGCATATATGACCGAAGTTCCTTTTCAACCTTTGTGGGCTCAAGAATCAGCTCCCCCACCACCTATGGTTCCCTACCAGGATTTAATAACAGGATTCCCTTGTAGTGATTTGGGTAAATTTTGTGagattttcaaaagttttgtttGTAGAATAACTaacttttattttgtaattaCAGCCCTTTGGCAACGATCCCAAGTTGGCTCTTTGGTAACATCGACACGGACTAATGGCAATCTACGCAATGGTCCCTCGAATGGATCATCTTCCACCAATCCTAATCCACCTAAGAAAACTCGCCGTCGTACAGCCTCCATGGCTCAACGTAGAGCTGCAAATATCCGAGAGCGTCGACGAATGTTCAATTTGAATGAAGCTTTTGATAAATTGCGTCGCAAAGTTCCCACTTTTGCCTATGAGAAACGTCTGTCACGTATTGAGACCTTACGATTAGCTATTACCTATATAGGATTTATGACTGAATTACTTACCGGGACTCCTATGAACACCCATAAGCCACGAGCAGCAGATTTATATGGTGGCATGAATGGTCATGGCCATCATCATCCCGGAGCCATGGCTCATCATTTACATCCATCTGC contains these protein-coding regions:
- the LOC142237973 gene encoding protein Fer3-like yields the protein MQHPVESAYMTEVPFQPLWAQESAPPPPMVPYQDLITGFPCSDLALWQRSQVGSLVTSTRTNGNLRNGPSNGSSSTNPNPPKKTRRRTASMAQRRAANIRERRRMFNLNEAFDKLRRKVPTFAYEKRLSRIETLRLAITYIGFMTELLTGTPMNTHKPRAADLYGGMNGHGHHHPGAMAHHLHPSAFQRDFVSPYGHSLA